In one Capricornis sumatraensis isolate serow.1 chromosome 1, serow.2, whole genome shotgun sequence genomic region, the following are encoded:
- the UTS2B gene encoding urotensin-2B, producing the protein MNVILSTTLCFGLLTLLSVMIFLESVHGLPYFIQGNELLPDKEDTDGEELLLALLNKNFGFQRSSNIDIELANKLEEPNQLEMLKEQLTEAKDAEMSYAIDGLSSSHPNKREVPEEHILSLNCYRRQLYRTFCYFGITLDRYKTEDIEDKCQATPRLETGQMREN; encoded by the exons ATGAACGTGATTTTATCAACCACTCTTTGCTTTGGACTCCTAACTTTGTTATCTGTAATGATCTTTTTAGAATCAGTTCATGGACTGCCATATTTTATTCAAG GAAATGAATTGCTTCCAGATAAAGAAGATACAGACGGTGAAGAACTGTTGCTGGCTCTACTGAATAAAAATTTTGGCTTCCAAAGATCTTCCAACATTG ATATAGAACTGGCTAACAAATTGGAGGAACCTAACCAG CTGGAAATGCTGAAAGAGCAGCTCACAGAAGCAAAGGATGCTGAGATGTCCTATGCAATAGATGGTCTATCTTCTTCCCATCCTAATAAGCGAG aagttccAGAGGAACACATTCTGAGTCTGAACTGTTATCGACGTCAGCTTTACCGCACATTTTGCTACTTT GGAATCACTCTAGATAGATATAAAACAGAAGACATCGAGGACAAGTGCCAGGCCACACCAAGGTTAGAGACTGGGCAGATGAGAGAGAATTAG